The Spirochaetae bacterium HGW-Spirochaetae-1 genomic sequence ATCGGTCTTTGTTCTCAGGAAAAAATATCCTGATATCGCGAGACCTTATAAGGCCTGGTTTTACCCGTACAGCGTCATTCTTGTCCTGATGATATATGTGGCCTTTCTGATCTTTACCCTGTTAACGGCCTTTATTCCTTCTATGATGGGCCTCCTGTTGACTGCAACGGGACTCATATACTATTACCGGCTGCAAAGACAGGAAAAAAGAGAAAAGGAATAGTAACGATTTATCTGACCTTCTTGCCCGATATGCTTCATATACTTCTCTTTGCGCAGCTGCACCATGCTGCTGTATTAATGTATATTACAGAATGAATGGTATGAGAGCCTTCCGGTTCTGAGGATAGTCGGGAAACTGATCCCTGTACCAGCGATGATTGCTTATGGCTCGCGGCGCCAGGTTGGCAATGGTCCATATGGCAAAAACGGCGCCGGCAAGCGACCAGGTGGCCAGGGCCCATCCGATCCAGGTTAGTATTTCACCGAAATAATTGGGACATGAAATAAATTGATAGAGTCCGCCCCGGGGTATTTTATATCCTGTTTCACCAGGTTTGCGCAGATTCGTTAAAACATGATCAGCATGTTTATTTATTGCATACCCGCAATAAAAAAGCAGGACTCCCATGATGAATCGGATATCGGTAAACCATGCAGTTTGATAGTTTTCCAGGGGTGAGAAATGAAAAAGCCATTGACCCTGAATATAGGTATTGATGATATTAAACATGATGCCGAAAAGTATTATGGAGAAAGGCATGGAAGCGGCCTTTTTCAGGCTGAAGGGATACACGAAAGCCCTGTGCAGGTAATGACTCTGCCAGATTATCAGGAAAATAATCATAATCGGCTCTGTTATTCGGTCTCCGGCTATGAAATAGAAAAAAAACAATAAAGATGCCGGTGCCTCCATGAGTATCCACCCTATCCGTCCCGGGACAAGAGGACCCCAGCCTTTTTTAGCGTGTCTCCCATATGGTGCTGGAATAAAAAACAGTGTAATGAAGACGATTACGGCAACTATGGTTATAATTATTAGAAAGATAGAAAAGTGTTGGGCGGTCATAGCGTATGTACTCCTGATTCTATGCATAAAATGCAAAATGTTTAAGCAGAGTCCTTCATATCAATAATCAGCGGGCATGTCAAGATTATTGTCTGAGGAAACCGGCTGTTTCTATTTTTAATGGCAGTGATCGGACTCTCTTTAAATATACGCTGTTATACGACGGGATGATTTTTTATCATAAAATGAAGTTATTGCAAAATTATTATTGAAAAGAAAGTATTCCATTTTAAAATTGTACTCTCAGTTTTTAGCTAAATTTAAGCAATAGGTTGGACAAGCATATGGAACCGAAAAAAGTATCATTGAAAACACTGGAGCAGGTCCTGGAAGATCTCGGAAATTCTTCAGACGAGGCCATCGGTAATTATTTATACAAGGGTTACAGGATTCAGGTAAGCAGATATAAATCTTCCGGCACCGAGAGATATATGCGTCTTTATAAAAAGAGAAGAGAGCAGGGGTTGTGTGTTAGGTGCGGAGAAAAGGTCACGAAGAAAAATCCAAATACCGGTAAATTCTATCGCCTCTGTGATTTTCATCGTGAGGTTACTGACAGGAAAAAAGACAAATAAAAAATTCCGGTATTTTTACTTAATATTGAAATTATACTGCAAAAATCAGCAGATCGGGGAAGTTGGAATGGAATGGCGGCATGAAAAGGCCGCCATTTTTATTTTTTATCTATTCTTTTAATACTGATAATGGTTATGTGTTCAACGGGAACATTCTGATGAAATCCTACGGTCTGGACCGGTGTCATACGGATGGCGTCTACAACATCCATTCCGCCGATAACTCTGCCGAAAACGCAATAACCGAAATCACGCTTGCCATGATCAAGGAAAGGGTTATCAGCCACATTAATAAAAAATTGGGATGTGGCACTGTTAATCTCATGGGTTCTTGCCATGGCAAGTGTACCTCTTTTATTTGACAGGCCATTGTCTGCTTCATTTTTGATAGGGGCACCTGTTTCCTTTTCCATCATTTCTGAAGTCAACCCTCCGCCCTGGACCATGAAATTTTCAATGACACGGTGAAAAATGGTTCCGTCATAAAACCCCCGGTCTACATAGGAAAGAAAATTTTTCACGGTACCGGGCGCATCGTTTGTAAAAAGCTCTACGGTAATATCACCCATGGAGGTTTCTATGAGGATTCTGGTATTTTCCTTTTTGCACGAAGAAGCTCCGAGGATCAACATCAGGATGATTAAACAATACTTTTTCATGTAATTACCTCGTCTTGAATAGTGGCAATGATATATTCTCTATCGGATAAAACAATAAAAATACTTATACGGTTCTGAATTTCATGGAAAGATCGAAGGCCCTGACGGAATGGGTCAGGGCGCCGCTGGAGATATAGGTTACCTTAAGATCCTTAAGGGAATCTATAGTATCCAGTTCAACGTTTC encodes the following:
- a CDS encoding peptidylprolyl isomerase A; translated protein: MKKYCLIILMLILGASSCKKENTRILIETSMGDITVELFTNDAPGTVKNFLSYVDRGFYDGTIFHRVIENFMVQGGGLTSEMMEKETGAPIKNEADNGLSNKRGTLAMARTHEINSATSQFFINVADNPFLDHGKRDFGYCVFGRVIGGMDVVDAIRMTPVQTVGFHQNVPVEHITIISIKRIDKK
- a CDS encoding 3-oxo-5-alpha-steroid 4-dehydrogenase, encoding MTAQHFSIFLIIITIVAVIVFITLFFIPAPYGRHAKKGWGPLVPGRIGWILMEAPASLLFFFYFIAGDRITEPIMIIFLIIWQSHYLHRAFVYPFSLKKAASMPFSIILFGIMFNIINTYIQGQWLFHFSPLENYQTAWFTDIRFIMGVLLFYCGYAINKHADHVLTNLRKPGETGYKIPRGGLYQFISCPNYFGEILTWIGWALATWSLAGAVFAIWTIANLAPRAISNHRWYRDQFPDYPQNRKALIPFIL